A genomic segment from Meiothermus sp. CFH 77666 encodes:
- the metG gene encoding methionine--tRNA ligase yields the protein MSKIFYETAAIDYANAAPHIGHVYEKIICDFLARFHRLDGYETNFVTGTDEHGEKIARAAKNAGQEPQAFVDYVSEQLFQPAYQRLLISYDDYIRTTSERHKRFVQEILRKVYEAGDIYYAEYEGLYSVGSERFVTEKELVNGILPGDSEPPIRRKEANYFFRMEKYRPWLVEYLHQHPELIQPQAYRNEVLEILKEPIGDLSISRPKDRVPWGIPIPWDEHHVTYVWFDALLAYASSLASRGLFEKYWPHAWHVIGKDILKPHAIFWPTMLKSAGLPVYKRLVVHGHILAMDGRKMGKSLGNAIDPLALLDKFGVDAVHYALLRDTTLGSDSPFGEEVVVQRLNSDLANDLGNLLSRVRTMLLKYTGGVIPAPSAPDSEIAKAGVALAEKVRKEVDALRIHLALEEVLQYVRSLNKFINDAKPWELARHESRKQELEDALYTAVEGLRIASVLLEPALPTKARELRAALGLGDYTIAQTETWGLAPAGTQIPQEAPILFPKLEVGEPKGEGPKPKAAPSSEPNAANGQISIDDFARVDFRVAEVVKAEKHPKADKLLILTLNVGDHTRQVVSGIARDYTPESLVGKKLVLVANLKPAVLRGVESQGMILAGENAEGRIVVVTPEQDLPPGAKVR from the coding sequence GTGAGCAAAATCTTTTACGAAACCGCCGCCATTGACTACGCCAATGCGGCGCCCCATATCGGCCATGTTTACGAGAAAATCATCTGCGACTTTCTGGCCCGCTTTCACCGGCTGGATGGCTACGAGACCAACTTCGTGACCGGTACCGACGAACACGGCGAAAAAATAGCGCGGGCAGCCAAAAATGCCGGACAAGAACCGCAGGCGTTTGTAGATTACGTTTCGGAGCAGCTTTTTCAGCCCGCCTACCAGCGCCTGCTGATCAGCTACGACGACTACATTCGCACCACCTCGGAGCGCCACAAGCGCTTCGTGCAGGAAATCCTGCGCAAGGTTTACGAAGCGGGCGACATCTACTACGCCGAGTACGAGGGGCTTTACTCGGTGGGCTCCGAGCGCTTTGTAACCGAGAAGGAGCTGGTGAATGGCATCCTGCCCGGCGACTCGGAGCCGCCCATCCGGCGAAAGGAAGCCAACTACTTCTTTCGCATGGAAAAATACCGCCCCTGGCTGGTGGAATACCTCCACCAGCACCCCGAGCTAATCCAGCCCCAGGCCTACCGGAACGAGGTGCTGGAAATTCTCAAGGAGCCCATTGGCGACCTGTCCATCTCCCGCCCCAAAGACCGCGTGCCCTGGGGCATTCCCATCCCCTGGGACGAACACCATGTGACCTATGTGTGGTTCGATGCGCTTTTGGCCTATGCCTCCTCGCTGGCCAGCCGGGGCCTCTTCGAGAAGTACTGGCCCCATGCCTGGCACGTGATCGGCAAGGACATCCTCAAACCCCACGCCATCTTCTGGCCCACCATGCTCAAGAGCGCAGGCCTGCCCGTTTACAAGCGCCTGGTGGTGCACGGCCATATCCTGGCTATGGATGGGCGCAAGATGGGCAAAAGCCTGGGCAACGCCATAGACCCACTGGCCCTGCTGGACAAGTTTGGGGTGGATGCGGTGCACTACGCCCTGCTGCGCGATACCACCCTGGGCTCGGACAGCCCCTTCGGCGAGGAAGTGGTGGTACAGCGTCTGAACAGCGACCTGGCCAACGACCTGGGCAACCTGCTCTCGAGGGTGCGCACCATGCTGCTCAAGTACACCGGGGGCGTGATTCCTGCCCCCTCCGCGCCCGACTCTGAAATTGCCAAAGCCGGGGTAGCCCTCGCCGAAAAAGTGCGCAAGGAGGTGGACGCCCTGCGGATTCACCTGGCTTTGGAGGAGGTTCTCCAGTACGTGCGCAGCCTCAACAAGTTCATCAACGACGCCAAACCCTGGGAACTGGCCCGCCACGAGAGCCGCAAACAAGAACTCGAGGATGCGCTCTACACGGCGGTAGAGGGGCTGCGCATTGCCAGTGTGCTACTGGAGCCGGCCCTCCCGACCAAAGCCCGGGAACTGCGGGCAGCCCTTGGACTGGGCGACTACACCATTGCCCAGACCGAAACCTGGGGGCTTGCGCCTGCGGGCACTCAGATTCCCCAGGAGGCGCCGATCCTTTTCCCCAAGCTCGAGGTCGGGGAGCCCAAAGGCGAAGGCCCTAAGCCGAAAGCGGCGCCTTCGTCCGAGCCGAACGCTGCCAACGGGCAAATCAGCATCGATGACTTTGCCAGGGTGGACTTCCGGGTAGCCGAGGTGGTCAAAGCCGAAAAACACCCCAAGGCCGACAAACTCCTGATACTCACCCTCAATGTGGGGGATCACACCCGACAGGTGGTTTCGGGTATCGCCAGGGACTACACCCCCGAGAGTCTGGTGGGCAAGAAGCTGGTGCTGGTGGCCAATCTGAAGCCTGCGGTCCTGCGTGGTGTGGAGTCGCAGGGCATGATTCTGGCCGGTGAGAATGCCGAGGGCAGGATTGTGGTGGTCACACCGGAGCAAGACCTGCCACCAGGGGCCAAGGTACGCTGA